In the genome of Deltaproteobacteria bacterium, the window GCCGAACATGGACGGCATTGAGCTGATCCGTAGCATCCGGGCCAACCCGGCCTACAAATTCATCCCCATCGTCATGCTCACCACGGAATCCCAGGATTCCAAGAAACAAGAAGGAAAGGCCGCCGGGGCCACTGGGTGGATCGTCAAGCCCTTCAAGCCTGACCAGCTCCTGGCCGTGGTCAAAAAATTGATCCGCTGATTGAGTTCGTATCCGCCAAACCGCATCCGTTCGTCGAGGGGTCGCCATGTCTGTAGAATCCCAAAATCAACAAGCCTTCCGAGACGAGGCCACGGAGCTGCTCGGAGAACTCGAAAACTCCTTGCTCGAACTCGAACACAACCCTGAGGACCAGGAACTGATCAACAGGGTCTTCCGGGCCATGCACACTATCAAGGGCTCCGGGGCCATGTTCGGATTCGAGGACATCGCGACCTTCACCCACGAGGTCGAAAGCGTCTTTGAACTGGTCCGCAATAAGCTGGTTCCCATCTCTAAACGGCTTCTTGATTTGACCCTTATGGCCAGGGATCAGATTCTGGCCATGCTCCAAGGGGAGGACTCGGGATCCGGAGACCAGACCCAAACAGTCATCACCGGACTCAAGGAAATCGTCCGCCTGCACGCTCCCGAACAGGAAAAGACAGCCGTCGAGGAAAAAACGATTCCGAGGGCCGGCGAGATTGGGGACGAGGGCACCAACGTCTTCAGGATCCGCTTCAAGCCCGATCGTCGCATCTTTCTGACCGGATCCAATCCCTATGGACTGATTCTTGACTTGGCCGATCTTGGCCATGAGAGCCATGTTCTACTGACAGAAGAGGTACCCCTACTCCAGGAACTGGATCCAGAATCCTGCTACCTGAGCTGGGACATCCTTCTGTCCACGCCCCAGAACGAGGACGCCGTTAGGGAGATCTTCGTATTTGTCGAGGAGGACTGCGATCTCCAAATCTCCACCCTCATGACC includes:
- a CDS encoding response regulator yields the protein MTKTIMTVDDSASVRQMVGFTLKDAGYGVIEASDGKDALSKLSGQVHMVVTDLNMPNMDGIELIRSIRANPAYKFIPIVMLTTESQDSKKQEGKAAGATGWIVKPFKPDQLLAVVKKLIR